The Methanomicrobia archaeon DNA segment CGACACTATCGCAGGTTACCGTTGTCCTGCACCGATTGCGTGATTTGGATCCTCATCTACTTTTCTTTTTCAACAGAGCGGCACCAGCAAGCGCTAGCAGGCCTATAGAGAGTAGAATGAACGGGGGAAATTCGGGGATAGGAGGCATCGGATTGGTGGAACTTGTAGTCGAATTTGTAGGGGTAGGCGACTCTTGAATAAAGAAATCAGCGCTGTTGTCGTCTGAATCCCATGCAGGCCCGTATCCATTTTGAGTTATGGTATCATTTACTTTTCTTTGGATGCTTTTATCTGAACTAGGAACAACAGCTTCAGTGCCTTCTTTGACATAGCTAACGGTACCCCATGCAACAGCATCTATTCTTTCACTCTCAGCCTCTTCGACTGTTTTTGTGTCAGGATCCCATGGAAAAATTCCAACTGAGCCGGCGGAATCAGAAAGTTGACCATCGACATAGCTTAAATTCCAATCTGGAGTGACGCCAACATCTCCATTAACTACAATCAAATAAAAGCCGTGAGTTGGTATAGTCGCTCCAGATGGAAATACTTTATCCCTCCAAGATTCATTCCAATTCCTGTTAGAAGAGAAATAGCACCAATGCCAACCGGTCATCTCTATGTCACTATTTGTCGGATTATACAATTCCACAAACTCATC contains these protein-coding regions:
- a CDS encoding lamin tail domain-containing protein gives rise to the protein MPRRSVAIVVLATAVVALSVQVVGADSIANHVVISEMQAATDEFVELYNPTNSDIEMTGWHWCYFSSNRNWNESWRDKVFPSGATIPTHGFYLIVVNGDVGVTPDWNLSYVDGQLSDSAGSVGIFPWDPDTKTVEEAESERIDAVAWGTVSYVKEGTEAVVPSSDKSIQRKVNDTITQNGYGPAWDSDDNSADFFIQESPTPTNSTTSSTNPMPPIPEFPPFILLSIGLLALAGAALLKKKSR